Proteins from one Lachnospiraceae bacterium KGMB03038 genomic window:
- the acgM gene encoding radical SAM/SPASM domain protein, ACGX system, with amino-acid sequence MKPYFSFQWHITDECDQRCKHCYIFSEDTCKKLDSMNWDEIQETFYNCLDFCKVYGRMPYFYITGGDPILHPDFWKLLKLCKEYEIPFTILGNPFHLNDKVCKKMKEYGCEKYQLSLDGMRETHDWFRKPGSFDITLEKIACIKKAGIRSVIMTTVSGTNIDEIPDIIDAVAAHGADVFAFARYCPTSEEKDVGIAPLRYRKLLEDCDRKFKEYEAAGCQTYFNKKDHLWTLYEYETGAFKIPDTAQEGMIYGGCNCGNCHLTILPTGDIYACRRVQNSKVGNVFTDRIADVWICQMERYRDYQKFEKCAKCELLAWCRGCPAVASGRDGNFYAADPQCWKEVQV; translated from the coding sequence ATGAAACCGTATTTTTCTTTTCAATGGCATATTACAGACGAATGTGACCAGAGATGTAAACACTGCTATATTTTCTCTGAGGATACCTGCAAGAAACTGGATTCTATGAATTGGGATGAGATTCAGGAGACCTTTTATAACTGTCTGGATTTCTGTAAAGTATACGGCCGGATGCCGTATTTTTACATCACCGGAGGGGATCCGATCCTGCACCCGGATTTCTGGAAACTTCTAAAGCTTTGCAAAGAGTATGAGATACCCTTTACCATCCTGGGGAATCCCTTTCACTTAAACGACAAAGTCTGTAAGAAGATGAAGGAATATGGCTGCGAGAAATATCAGCTTTCCTTAGACGGCATGAGGGAAACCCACGACTGGTTCCGCAAGCCGGGAAGCTTTGATATTACTTTGGAGAAGATCGCTTGTATCAAAAAGGCGGGAATCCGTTCTGTGATCATGACCACAGTTTCCGGCACCAACATTGATGAGATTCCGGATATCATTGACGCCGTGGCGGCTCATGGGGCAGATGTGTTCGCTTTTGCAAGATACTGCCCGACCAGTGAGGAAAAAGACGTTGGTATTGCCCCGCTGCGGTACCGGAAACTTTTGGAGGACTGCGACCGGAAATTCAAAGAATATGAGGCGGCGGGATGCCAGACCTATTTTAATAAAAAGGACCATCTTTGGACGTTGTATGAATATGAGACGGGCGCGTTTAAAATCCCGGACACGGCACAGGAGGGCATGATCTACGGAGGGTGCAACTGCGGCAACTGTCATCTGACCATCCTTCCCACAGGAGATATCTATGCCTGCCGGAGAGTCCAGAACAGCAAGGTGGGAAATGTATTTACCGATCGGATCGCAGACGTCTGGATCTGTCAGATGGAGCGGTACCGGGATTACCAGAAGTTTGAGAAATGTGCCAAATGTGAGCTTCTGGCATGGTGCCGCGGCTGTCCCGCGGTGGCCAGCGGCCGGGATGGAAATTTTTACGCGGCAGATCCTCAGTGCTGGAAGGAGGTACAGGTATGA
- the acgA gene encoding ACGX-repeat peptide translates to MALSNLFGWSKKTEEAPASACGSACGAADKPEEKPSACGSACGAADKPEEKPSACGSACGAGDKPSACGSACGAADK, encoded by the coding sequence ATGGCACTTTCAAATCTCTTTGGATGGAGTAAAAAGACAGAAGAGGCGCCAGCTTCCGCGTGCGGTTCTGCCTGCGGCGCGGCTGATAAGCCAGAAGAGAAGCCATCCGCGTGCGGTTCCGCCTGCGGCGCGGCTGACAAGCCGGAAGAGAAGCCATCCGCGTGCGGTTCCGCCTGCGGAGCCGGCGATAAGCCGTCTGCGTGTGGATCTGCCTGCGGCGCGGCTGACAAATAA
- a CDS encoding helix-turn-helix transcriptional regulator codes for MMTKEEMPACPVATTVQLIGSKWKLLILRNLFLRPWRFNELRKDLAGISQKVLTDSLRALEEDGIITRTVYPEVPPRVEYALTPLGASMKPILDAMETWGMEYKKRMQ; via the coding sequence ATGATGACAAAAGAAGAAATGCCGGCCTGTCCGGTGGCAACTACCGTTCAGTTGATCGGAAGCAAATGGAAATTACTGATACTGCGGAATCTTTTTCTGCGGCCTTGGCGTTTCAATGAACTGCGCAAAGATCTGGCGGGCATCAGCCAGAAAGTACTGACCGACAGCCTGCGCGCCCTGGAAGAGGATGGTATCATCACCCGCACAGTCTACCCGGAAGTCCCTCCCAGAGTTGAATACGCCCTTACGCCTCTGGGAGCCTCTATGAAGCCGATCCTGGACGCAATGGAAACCTGGGGTATGGAATATAAAAAGCGGATGCAGTAA
- a CDS encoding sugar O-acetyltransferase, which produces MEMEQFLEDMRQGKMVKGGSEGHRLMHELSQEAMRKTAELNGSYHSPEEVREIFAQITGRPVDASFAMFPPFYTDCGKNIFVEKKVFINCCCHFQDQGGIYIGDGSLIGSHVVLATINHGMAEKDRSDNHPAPIHIGKNVWIGSHATILPGVTIADNAVVAAGAVVTKDVPAGALVGGVPAKSLRR; this is translated from the coding sequence ATGGAAATGGAACAATTTTTAGAAGATATGCGGCAAGGAAAGATGGTGAAAGGAGGCTCTGAGGGGCACAGGCTTATGCATGAGTTATCCCAGGAGGCTATGAGAAAGACGGCAGAATTGAATGGTTCTTATCATTCTCCGGAAGAAGTGCGGGAGATTTTCGCCCAGATCACAGGCAGGCCTGTGGATGCGTCATTTGCTATGTTTCCTCCGTTCTATACAGACTGTGGAAAGAATATTTTCGTGGAAAAGAAGGTATTTATCAACTGCTGCTGCCACTTTCAGGATCAGGGAGGGATCTATATTGGAGACGGCTCGCTGATCGGCTCCCACGTGGTGCTGGCTACCATTAATCACGGGATGGCAGAAAAAGACCGGAGCGACAATCATCCGGCCCCGATCCATATTGGTAAAAATGTGTGGATCGGTTCCCACGCCACCATCCTTCCCGGAGTGACCATCGCGGATAACGCCGTCGTGGCGGCAGGAGCGGTGGTGACAAAAGACGTGCCTGCGGGCGCCCTGGTGGGCGGAGTTCCGGCGAAAAGCCTTCGAAGATAG
- a CDS encoding IS30 family transposase, translated as MSNKHLTYDDRLAIQSGLQQGLKVAQIAKNIGKDRSTVGREIKAHRRLVKTSGGNNCIHHCTCTRIPNCRQGCFRGKKQCQTACGRCQEGCPDYQEEFCTDYEKSPFVCNACDHRLRCRLRRMLYDAKHAQQQYEQMLSESRKGISLTEQELNRINDTITPLLKKGQSLPVICERHRDELPVSERTIYSYIDAGLLDARNIDLRRKLRRPERKKSGPVLRVDRKCHIGRSYEEYEEYMRQNPDAIVSQMDSVVIHKGGQTLLTILFTNCDVQLMFLRERNTAGSVTEIFCRLRKALGDEKFRMLFQVIITDRGSEFSDPEKIEADMETGEIQCRVFYCNPMNTNQKSNCERNHELIRYIIPKNHAKDEYTEEEIREMMNHINSYPRKKWNGQAPIDLFIKIYGQETANLLGLEKIPSDSITLTPALFKK; from the coding sequence ATGAGTAATAAACACCTTACATATGATGACAGGCTCGCCATCCAGTCAGGTCTGCAGCAGGGATTGAAGGTCGCACAGATCGCCAAAAACATTGGAAAGGATCGGTCTACTGTCGGCAGAGAGATCAAAGCACACCGCAGGCTGGTCAAAACGTCAGGGGGCAATAACTGTATCCACCATTGTACCTGTACCAGAATCCCAAACTGCCGTCAGGGATGCTTTCGTGGGAAGAAACAGTGCCAGACAGCATGTGGACGATGTCAGGAAGGATGCCCTGATTATCAGGAAGAGTTCTGTACAGATTACGAAAAGTCGCCGTTTGTCTGTAATGCCTGTGACCACCGGCTTCGCTGCCGTCTGCGCAGGATGCTCTATGACGCCAAGCATGCTCAGCAGCAGTATGAACAGATGCTCTCTGAATCCCGTAAAGGAATCTCTCTTACAGAGCAGGAGTTAAACCGGATCAATGATACGATCACACCGCTGTTAAAAAAGGGGCAGTCACTCCCGGTTATCTGTGAACGTCACAGAGATGAACTGCCCGTATCGGAACGGACGATCTATTCCTATATTGATGCAGGCCTTTTGGATGCCAGAAATATAGACCTGAGAAGGAAACTGCGCAGACCGGAACGGAAAAAGAGCGGTCCGGTTCTCCGGGTAGACCGGAAATGCCATATCGGACGCAGTTATGAGGAATACGAGGAATATATGCGCCAGAATCCAGATGCCATAGTCAGCCAGATGGACAGTGTGGTCATACACAAAGGCGGCCAGACACTGCTGACAATCTTGTTTACCAACTGTGACGTACAGCTCATGTTCCTGAGAGAGCGCAACACAGCGGGATCAGTAACAGAAATATTCTGCCGGCTGCGGAAAGCACTTGGAGATGAGAAATTCCGGATGCTTTTTCAGGTTATTATTACCGATCGGGGAAGCGAATTCAGCGATCCCGAAAAAATCGAAGCAGATATGGAGACCGGAGAGATCCAGTGCCGCGTATTCTATTGTAACCCGATGAATACAAATCAGAAGAGCAACTGTGAACGGAACCATGAATTGATCCGTTATATCATACCTAAAAATCATGCAAAGGATGAATATACGGAAGAAGAAATCAGGGAAATGATGAACCACATCAATTCCTATCCCCGAAAAAAGTGGAACGGACAGGCTCCTATAGATCTTTTTATCAAGATCTACGGCCAGGAGACTGCGAACCTCCTGGGCCTTGAAAAGATCCCATCCGATTCCATAACCCTTACACCGGCTTTATTTAAGAAGTAA
- a CDS encoding LysR family transcriptional regulator, which produces MDIRVLEYFLTVAREGSITKAAETLHMTQPPLSRQLKDLEAELGKQLLIRGSKNISLTEDGMLLRKRAEELVELMEKTKAELTSPTESVSGQVYIGSGETDGISFMAQAASNLQRTNPAISYHIYSGDASHVTERLDKGLIDFGLLIEPVDISKYDYIRLPMKDTWGVLMRKDHPLAEKEQILAKDLLDQPLLLSHQLAASSEFSAWFKTDWSRLRITAAYELIYNATHFVKKGLGVAIALDKLVNTSGNSPFCFRPLYPAMEAGLCIVWKKHQIFSRAASLFLEQMRKDLEQFSPDPE; this is translated from the coding sequence TTGGATATCCGAGTATTGGAATATTTTCTTACGGTCGCGCGGGAAGGCAGTATCACAAAAGCGGCGGAAACACTTCACATGACCCAGCCTCCTTTATCCAGACAGCTAAAAGACCTGGAGGCAGAACTTGGAAAACAGCTCTTGATCCGGGGCAGTAAGAACATCTCTCTTACAGAAGACGGTATGCTCCTTCGCAAACGCGCGGAAGAGTTAGTAGAATTGATGGAAAAGACAAAAGCGGAACTGACCTCGCCCACAGAGTCAGTAAGCGGACAGGTCTATATTGGAAGCGGCGAGACAGATGGCATCTCTTTTATGGCCCAGGCGGCCAGCAATCTGCAAAGGACCAACCCTGCCATCTCCTACCATATCTACAGCGGCGACGCCAGCCATGTAACAGAAAGGCTGGATAAAGGGCTGATCGACTTTGGCCTTCTGATCGAACCGGTAGATATCTCAAAATACGACTATATCCGGCTGCCCATGAAAGACACCTGGGGCGTCCTCATGCGAAAAGACCACCCGCTGGCAGAAAAAGAGCAGATCCTGGCGAAAGATCTGTTAGACCAGCCGCTGCTCCTGTCCCACCAGCTTGCCGCAAGCAGCGAGTTTTCCGCCTGGTTTAAGACAGACTGGTCCAGGTTAAGGATCACTGCCGCTTACGAATTGATCTATAACGCTACCCATTTTGTAAAAAAGGGGCTGGGAGTCGCCATTGCTCTCGACAAACTGGTAAATACCTCCGGAAACAGCCCCTTTTGCTTCCGGCCCCTGTATCCGGCCATGGAGGCCGGACTCTGCATTGTCTGGAAAAAACATCAGATTTTTTCCAGAGCCGCAAGCCTGTTTCTGGAACAGATGCGAAAGGATTTAGAACAATTCAGCCCCGATCCCGAATGA
- a CDS encoding ABC transporter ATP-binding protein codes for MAQAYGIRAEKISKTYGTKEHPVRALKEISLQIQPGQFVAVLGPSGCGKSTLLHVLGGIDEPDQGNVEIKGKKLYEMKRSERSVFRRRNIGMVYQAIYLLPSLNIEENIILPLLLDGRKVSGEWLKALLTETNLRGKKHALPSQLSGGQQQRAAIARAVAASPAVLLADEPTGNLDKANRNSVMELFQRLNEVYGMTIVMVTHDEELASRCGRILYMEDGRIIRDRG; via the coding sequence ATGGCGCAGGCATACGGAATCCGCGCGGAGAAGATCAGTAAAACCTATGGGACGAAAGAACATCCCGTCCGCGCGTTAAAAGAAATATCCCTTCAGATCCAGCCCGGCCAGTTTGTGGCGGTCCTTGGCCCCTCCGGGTGCGGAAAGTCAACACTGCTGCACGTGCTGGGCGGGATTGATGAGCCTGATCAGGGAAATGTGGAGATCAAAGGGAAAAAGCTGTATGAGATGAAGAGAAGCGAGCGTTCCGTGTTCCGCAGACGGAATATCGGCATGGTCTACCAGGCTATCTATCTGCTCCCCTCTTTGAATATCGAAGAAAATATCATCCTCCCTCTTCTGCTGGATGGGCGGAAAGTGTCGGGAGAGTGGCTGAAAGCGCTTCTTACGGAGACAAATCTCAGAGGAAAGAAACACGCCCTTCCCAGCCAGCTATCCGGCGGGCAGCAGCAAAGGGCCGCCATTGCCAGGGCAGTAGCGGCTTCCCCGGCAGTGCTCCTGGCGGATGAGCCCACCGGGAATCTGGATAAAGCCAACCGGAATTCCGTGATGGAGCTGTTCCAGAGACTGAACGAGGTCTACGGGATGACGATCGTTATGGTGACCCACGACGAGGAATTGGCCAGCCGGTGCGGCAGGATCCTGTATATGGAAGACGGCAGGATCATTCGGGATCGGGGCTGA
- a CDS encoding ABC transporter permease, translating into MKIIWKVIKTEIRQKPGRFAALVTGMTAAVFLITVVTAFSNSCLHSMIEQEKKENGPYEAVFHNLTEEQAERLSESSQIKQTWKIKDCREEDTEEGRACYGAAFRRISLSIFERSQDVGVEIGMDGLPLEEQPILFSRPNWSVTSSFDITFNERLLGYYGINAFQTTAGSLVAIILMDVVIVLFAAALLYYVVLSGLEEKLKTLGLLDGIGISDRQKRLYIYGENLLAGLLAVPLGTLLGMGGLAVSIRYLNQWVLPTQKVEMHVSPIWLLAVFFGCLALVVLSGTGLYARARKERILNLISGYDEEEEVNRTAVLLKAKRHFFKVETLLAVKNVIMNHKNYAVSATLLVIALSVFLNGIMYIRGMTAVTDEVPRYPPISMWIQGNGVDEADFEKLAEELRGFAEVERVSLVKEAKEYTALEGLTKTEIQEYLKLFQAESALDGYEMLRDYEWENLAEEEGLKNIVRVIGVDDAVFDEYLGGAKRAGQVPEDGAILFRADLEGQEEAAEFPVMVDQELHMLPVACINPEVEEEVLLPEYLLTAEEAKKGIGTYKTMEAVEVFVRQDTFDRLLGDDKDPSVYLEISLSRDQGKRVSLNEILYPDQVTERMKEDDEIRQKIQKAGEALGITHLQVFSFAEEYHRSFFQGGKGMEILLVTAVVSASWVAAVLVILQKDAACLRRRKKEFALLLTIGMTRGKIFKMVFVEHLLYAFVGIAAGIPLSLFFLSGIYGDGGARQMASAWDVPADLVVWQVVLTLCVVLIPFFYTVRELRNIDVISVIRKEE; encoded by the coding sequence ATGAAGATCATATGGAAAGTGATCAAAACAGAGATCCGGCAGAAGCCAGGCCGGTTTGCCGCCCTGGTAACCGGGATGACGGCGGCGGTCTTTCTGATCACCGTGGTCACTGCATTTTCCAACTCCTGTCTCCACTCTATGATCGAGCAGGAGAAAAAGGAAAACGGACCTTATGAGGCGGTTTTCCACAATCTGACGGAAGAGCAGGCGGAAAGGCTGTCAGAAAGCAGCCAGATCAAGCAGACTTGGAAAATTAAGGATTGCAGGGAGGAAGATACAGAAGAAGGGCGGGCATGCTACGGAGCTGCATTCCGGCGTATCTCCCTTTCGATCTTTGAAAGATCCCAGGACGTGGGAGTAGAGATTGGGATGGATGGGCTGCCGCTGGAAGAACAGCCGATCCTGTTTTCCCGGCCCAATTGGAGCGTTACATCCAGCTTTGATATTACCTTTAATGAACGGCTGTTGGGCTACTATGGAATAAACGCTTTCCAGACTACGGCGGGATCTTTAGTGGCGATCATCCTGATGGATGTGGTGATCGTGCTCTTTGCGGCGGCCCTCCTTTATTATGTGGTGTTATCCGGCCTGGAAGAAAAATTAAAGACGCTGGGACTCTTAGATGGCATTGGGATTTCCGACCGGCAGAAAAGGCTGTACATCTACGGGGAAAATCTGCTGGCAGGTCTGTTGGCGGTACCCCTAGGTACCCTGCTTGGCATGGGCGGCCTGGCAGTCAGCATCCGGTATCTGAACCAGTGGGTTCTTCCCACTCAGAAGGTGGAAATGCATGTAAGCCCCATCTGGCTTCTGGCGGTGTTCTTTGGATGTCTGGCGCTGGTGGTCCTGTCAGGAACGGGTCTGTATGCAAGGGCCAGGAAAGAGCGGATTTTGAATCTGATCTCCGGCTATGATGAGGAAGAAGAAGTGAACCGGACTGCCGTGCTTTTAAAGGCGAAACGTCACTTTTTCAAAGTGGAAACCCTGCTGGCGGTAAAGAATGTCATCATGAACCACAAGAATTATGCGGTGTCCGCGACGCTTCTGGTGATCGCCCTCAGCGTGTTCCTGAATGGGATCATGTACATCCGGGGGATGACGGCGGTAACAGATGAAGTTCCCAGGTATCCGCCCATATCCATGTGGATCCAGGGAAATGGCGTGGATGAAGCGGATTTTGAGAAATTAGCGGAAGAACTGAGGGGATTTGCAGAAGTAGAACGGGTATCCTTGGTTAAGGAAGCAAAGGAGTATACGGCCCTGGAAGGGCTGACCAAGACGGAAATCCAGGAGTATTTGAAACTATTTCAGGCGGAAAGCGCCCTGGATGGCTACGAGATGCTAAGGGATTATGAGTGGGAAAATCTCGCGGAAGAAGAAGGTCTGAAGAATATTGTACGAGTCATTGGCGTGGATGACGCTGTGTTTGATGAATATCTAGGCGGGGCAAAAAGAGCGGGCCAAGTACCGGAAGACGGCGCGATCCTGTTCCGGGCGGACCTTGAAGGCCAGGAAGAAGCGGCGGAGTTTCCGGTGATGGTAGACCAAGAACTCCATATGCTCCCTGTGGCCTGCATCAATCCGGAAGTCGAAGAAGAGGTGCTCCTGCCGGAATATCTGCTGACGGCCGAGGAGGCGAAGAAAGGGATCGGAACTTACAAAACCATGGAAGCGGTAGAGGTATTCGTCAGACAGGATACCTTTGACCGGCTGCTGGGAGATGACAAGGACCCGTCTGTTTATCTGGAGATCTCTCTGTCCAGGGATCAGGGGAAACGAGTGTCCTTGAATGAGATCCTGTATCCGGACCAGGTTACTGAGAGAATGAAGGAAGATGATGAGATCCGGCAGAAGATCCAGAAGGCAGGGGAAGCGTTGGGGATCACCCATTTACAGGTCTTCAGCTTTGCGGAGGAATACCACAGGTCTTTCTTCCAGGGAGGCAAAGGAATGGAGATCTTGTTAGTTACAGCGGTGGTCAGCGCAAGCTGGGTCGCGGCGGTGCTGGTGATCCTTCAAAAGGATGCAGCCTGCCTGCGCAGAAGGAAGAAGGAATTTGCCCTGCTTTTGACCATTGGCATGACCAGGGGGAAGATTTTCAAGATGGTTTTTGTGGAGCACCTTCTGTATGCGTTTGTCGGAATTGCGGCGGGGATACCTTTGAGCCTTTTCTTCCTTTCCGGCATTTATGGAGATGGGGGAGCCAGGCAGATGGCTTCTGCCTGGGATGTGCCGGCAGATCTTGTGGTCTGGCAGGTGGTCCTGACCTTATGCGTAGTGTTGATCCCCTTCTTCTATACGGTCAGGGAATTAAGAAATATAGACGTGATCTCAGTGATCCGGAAGGAGGAATAA
- a CDS encoding ABC transporter ATP-binding protein, translating into MKMEAVKVTDVEKSFTDGMGREKVLKNVTFSLEEGTFTALTGISGAGKTTLLHLLAGFQKPDKGEILLAGRQIQKMKEKEAAPFRRRHIAMVFQEGALLPGLTVEENMILPVVMDTGRLLDEEKLNQILETLSLTGQRNRYPAELSGGERQRAVFGRALFSEAELILADEPAARLDTRQSLELMGTLKRCAKVWHRTILMATHDLDLAQICDETLELRDGCIWSK; encoded by the coding sequence ATGAAAATGGAAGCGGTCAAAGTGACAGACGTGGAGAAATCATTTACAGATGGAATGGGAAGGGAAAAGGTTTTAAAGAACGTAACGTTTTCTCTGGAAGAAGGAACCTTTACTGCCCTTACCGGGATCTCCGGGGCAGGAAAGACGACGCTTTTGCATCTGCTTGCGGGATTTCAGAAACCAGACAAAGGAGAGATCCTGCTTGCGGGAAGACAGATCCAGAAGATGAAAGAAAAGGAAGCGGCGCCCTTTCGGAGACGTCATATCGCTATGGTATTTCAGGAAGGCGCGCTTCTTCCAGGACTTACGGTGGAGGAAAATATGATCCTGCCAGTGGTCATGGATACCGGAAGGCTTTTGGACGAGGAAAAGTTAAACCAGATTCTGGAGACCCTTTCTTTAACAGGCCAAAGGAACCGGTATCCGGCGGAACTCTCCGGCGGAGAGCGGCAGCGGGCCGTCTTTGGGAGGGCGTTATTCTCTGAGGCGGAATTGATCTTGGCAGATGAACCGGCCGCCCGCCTGGACACCCGGCAGTCTCTGGAATTGATGGGAACGCTGAAGCGCTGCGCCAAAGTCTGGCATCGGACCATACTGATGGCGACCCATGACCTGGATCTGGCCCAGATCTGTGATGAGACGCTGGAATTAAGAGACGGGTGTATCTGGTCAAAGTAG
- a CDS encoding HAMP domain-containing histidine kinase, with the protein MEAVIGIGIINIAAALAGLLYFRRRYFLLYQTVQKLQKAVLEGEKIGKESDRDLPEDVLRDGFWRIQKKFQMEAEGARMEKQAVQGLISDLSHQLKTPLANIRLYQELLKNPGLDLKKRQGLQERLDEQTDKLDWLLSALFQMVDLERGVAALAAEEAPVLPALRQAVEAVLPKAERKEIQFQVEESRQRELAETELLFDPKWTEEVFINILENGVKYSPKGSVIHLSMECYETYGAVQIRDEGPGISKDEYSKIFQKFYRGSKTKEQEGWGIGLYLSRLVLEREQGYIKVESEEGKGSTFSVFLPIARQGGKKK; encoded by the coding sequence ATGGAAGCAGTTATTGGAATTGGGATTATCAATATTGCAGCAGCTCTGGCAGGGCTGCTGTATTTTAGAAGAAGATATTTTCTGTTGTATCAAACGGTGCAAAAACTACAGAAGGCGGTCTTAGAAGGAGAGAAGATCGGGAAGGAATCTGACCGGGACCTGCCGGAAGATGTGTTAAGAGACGGGTTTTGGCGGATCCAGAAGAAGTTTCAGATGGAAGCAGAAGGGGCCAGGATGGAGAAACAGGCAGTGCAGGGGCTGATCTCGGATCTCTCCCATCAGTTGAAAACGCCCCTGGCAAATATCCGGCTGTACCAGGAACTTTTGAAGAATCCCGGCCTGGATCTTAAGAAGAGACAGGGATTGCAGGAGCGGCTGGATGAGCAGACGGACAAGCTGGACTGGCTGTTATCCGCCCTGTTCCAGATGGTGGACTTAGAGAGAGGCGTGGCCGCTCTTGCGGCAGAAGAGGCGCCCGTCCTTCCTGCTCTGCGGCAGGCGGTGGAGGCGGTGCTCCCCAAGGCGGAGAGAAAAGAGATCCAATTCCAGGTAGAAGAATCCCGGCAGCGGGAACTGGCGGAGACCGAGCTGCTTTTTGACCCCAAATGGACGGAAGAAGTGTTTATCAACATTCTGGAAAATGGAGTCAAGTACAGCCCAAAGGGCTCTGTGATCCATCTTTCTATGGAATGTTACGAAACTTACGGCGCGGTACAGATCCGGGACGAGGGGCCGGGGATCTCCAAAGACGAGTACAGTAAGATCTTCCAGAAATTCTACCGGGGAAGTAAGACCAAAGAGCAGGAAGGATGGGGGATAGGTCTGTATCTGTCCCGGCTTGTCCTGGAACGGGAACAAGGATATATCAAAGTAGAGTCAGAAGAGGGAAAGGGAAGCACCTTCTCTGTCTTTCTGCCAATAGCCAGACAGGGCGGCAAAAAGAAGTAA
- a CDS encoding response regulator transcription factor, whose protein sequence is MTVKIGIIEDDEALREGLKLTFELEGLEVASAGNVKEGWKLLEEEGCGLVILDCNLPDGSGFDLVRRLREISDLPVLMLTARDSEMDEVKGLELGVDDFMSKPFSLAVLQARVRKILKKQEAPRRLSSGGITVDLGSGEVLRMGEKVALSTTEQRLLVLFMEHKGQILAKDQILSRIWDESGNYVDENTLAVSIRRLRVKIEEDPGKPRRIKTVHGMGYVWQEN, encoded by the coding sequence ATGACAGTCAAGATCGGGATCATTGAAGATGATGAGGCTCTGCGGGAGGGGCTTAAATTAACCTTTGAACTGGAAGGGCTCGAGGTGGCGTCGGCGGGAAACGTGAAAGAAGGCTGGAAGCTGCTGGAAGAAGAAGGCTGCGGCCTGGTCATCCTGGACTGTAATCTGCCGGATGGAAGTGGTTTCGATCTGGTGCGGAGACTGAGGGAAATATCAGATCTTCCGGTGCTGATGCTGACGGCAAGGGATTCGGAGATGGACGAAGTGAAGGGGTTAGAGCTTGGAGTGGATGATTTTATGAGCAAGCCCTTTTCCCTGGCAGTCCTCCAGGCAAGAGTGCGGAAGATCTTAAAGAAGCAGGAAGCGCCAAGACGTCTGTCCTCCGGCGGCATCACGGTAGATCTGGGAAGCGGGGAAGTCCTCCGGATGGGAGAGAAGGTGGCTTTGAGCACAACAGAGCAGAGGCTTTTGGTACTGTTTATGGAGCATAAGGGCCAGATTCTTGCCAAAGATCAGATCTTAAGCCGCATCTGGGACGAATCAGGAAACTATGTGGACGAGAATACCCTGGCGGTCAGCATCCGCAGGCTGAGAGTGAAGATCGAGGAAGATCCGGGGAAACCAAGGCGGATCAAAACGGTACATGGTATGGGATATGTCTGGCAGGAAAACTAA